In Brassica napus cultivar Da-Ae chromosome A3, Da-Ae, whole genome shotgun sequence, the sequence GAACTCGATTAGACCTCTAGCTACTAAGTTTCCTTGAGACTGGGCAACAATGTTGTAACCTTGACTCAGCTCTTTCATCATTTTAACTTTCTCACACGCTTCATTCGCTTGGTGCATTAGTGGCATGAACCATGTGTCTATTTCTCCGTTACCTATTtctctttgaaaaaaaaataaagaccaTTAAGATGAGTTAAAGACAAGTTAAGTGTTTGTTAAAGGTTGATGACACAACTTACAAGCAAGAGCCAGGAGAGGCGGAGAGGTTGCTTAGGAGTTGCGTGAAGTTACTAACTCCACCAGAGCATTTATCTCCaattccttttttattattattaattgttatgtttttaaacataattaatcggaaaagaaaaaacataaactaGATTGAAGATGAAATTAATTACCGTGGAACAATATAAATGGAATAGAGTTTGAAACCGGAGCGGTTGAGAATAAGACGGCGGCCACCGTTAAAAGGAGAACAGGTCGCCGGAGAATGTTGGCCATGAGATTGCTGAGATCTATGTAATCCTttttctccctctctctctctagtctctaccATATGCGAGATTGCTTATGACTATGAGATTGCTAGTCAAAAAGGGGTGTTAGCTTTTTTTCTACCCTATATAGAAGAAtcatattaaatgaaattacttCCGTTTTAAACATTAGTGGACTTTATAacatcccttttttttttgagttttgtatTCATTCATTTGGCAGTTTTGTCTTCATATTATTCCTTAACCTGTCACCGTAATTATCTaaagcataattttttttatcttctcgTTTCTTGTTTTGATATTGGTTTGTTTCTCTGCTGAACTCGaccaataaaaagaaaaatatacaacAATTTAACAATAAGTAAAAGATGTGGAGACAGCTTCCAAAAAAATTTTACTGAGAAAGGGGTGGCTTAACTTTTATAAAATCTGGAAGATGTTTTTTACATTTCTAGAATGAGAAGAATactaaactgatttttttttttaacgcagAACAAGCGCAGCAATAAGGAGACGAATATAACTTTACCCCCCTTTTTGGGTTTCCATGGCTATATTGTGTAACAAACACTGTAAGTTCTGAGGGTAGCTTCAAAGGAGGAAGTAGTCGCTGGTTGGCTTCTCAGGGTATCTACTCTCTGGTAAGTCGCACTGGTTTGTTTTGTAGATACACAACATCTCTGTCTGCAACGTTAATGAGATGCTTCTCtgatccttcttcttcatcatcatctgacACAGAAGATGCCTCTGAGTTCGATTCATCCTCATCTACATTCGGAAGCCATTTGAAGATTTACTTTAATCACAAAAGAGCATCACTAAAAACTCTCTTTAATCAGGAGGAGCTTACCAGAGAACTCAAGGCGTTCGGAAGGAGCACTAACAGCTGTGAGCTGAATGCTTTCTGGTAAAAGACAATTACAAAACGAACCTGAAACTCAACAAATGAGACGATTAGTTTGGTTGACAACACAAAAGGATAGGTTTTGATATCTCTCTTTATTACCTAAACGGGCGAGGCGATTGATCCATCCAGGAATAGGCTGACCCGTGAGCTGCAAGCAAACCTCTTGGGTGAAATGGTTACAGTTCTTGGCGATCAAATGGTAAGTGTCACCGTGGTACTTGGACGAGAGCTTCTCCATGTAAGAGCGGAAATCAGAAGGGGACATGGTTGTAGTTCCCAGGAGAAGAGAGCGTCTGAAGATGAAGCCAGGGCAGTTCTTAGGCTCTACCTCGTAGACCCCACTCGATGAATACTCGTGAGCTCCGTAGCAATATTCCATACCATGAGCTACATACAATTGAAGTTGAGGAAACTGAGAGCAAAGAACATACTCAAGCAAGAGAGGAATAAACATTACATACCCTCTACTCCGGAATGGAAAATGCCGATGCCAAACCAATAGAGGTAATCATTGACAGGGGTTAGATCATAGACATTGAGGTAAACCGGTGTTAGACCGGCCACGTCTCCGCTCTTCTCCTCACTTAGCTTCCACATTTTAACTGCAGAATCTTTAATTCAAATTCACGATCGAATCATCCCTTTTCTTCCTAAACCTCTGcaacaaaaacaagaaacaatAATCAAATGTTCGATGAGAATAAGAATTGAAACAGAAACAATCCAAAGGAAAACTTGTTTTAGCAGCTAATGAGAACAGATCCAAGGATTTGAACCTAAAACCTAGCTATAAATGAATCGAAGCCCAGAATCTAATAACGCCATATCGCTCGAATTGCAGATCGGGAAACGCACGAATAAGATTGGAATTGAGGCTCCTCGTTTCTCttcctctttgacattcatagacgaagattagagagagagagagagagcttacgTGTGACTCTTTTGATGATGGATGATTCCGAAGAAGGGATTTTGCGAGAAAGATGACTTTGATCGTCACCAACTGTTACTTTTTTTCGTTTCTCACGTTTTCCTTTTtcgcttttttttgttttccctctgtaaaatttatttaagaagTAGACGAGAAAACCCAGAATTGATTGATCCCCATAGGCCTGGGACTTTTTAACCGGAACCGAATACCGAACCGGATCCGACCCGAAATGGACcggttcggatcggtttcggATAAGGCATATTTAACCGATGGGTAATGTTTATGAATATCCACGGGTatcgggtcggttcgggtttttATCCGGATCCGATCGGGTACCCGTTTAAACCgaaataatgtttaaaaaacATGGATTTGCGCCTCATGGGTTTCGAACCCGGGTGGGAAAGTTGAAAGTACATCAACTTTTACCACTGCACCACTTCTATTTCGTTGTAGTTACTTTCAAACTATACATATATATCCGATTTggattaaactattttaaaaaaaaaataaaaataaaaatagaaaatataaaatacataaaaatattagttttggtttaataatttaatatccggaaccgacccggaaccgaccgaaaaccgatccgaaaccgaaccgaactgtTCCAAGTACTCATTGGATACAATTTGTAAATAACCGAATATCCGGACCCGAACGGATCTTACCCGGAACCGATCCGAATACCCGAAATCCCAGGCCTAGATCCCCATTTAAAATAGTGTAGAGTGACATTAAAATTCGATTTACACATATATAGCTTTTTAATACATACTCCAATAACATAATAAACACATATTTACTTTGATTTCTTTATCACTTCTATTTTGGTGGCTTCTTAATATTTCGATTTATATGTGTCACTAAGCTAGAAATTCATTCTCTTAAGAACCTTGAGATCACAAGGTAGGTTATTCTCACAAGGtaggttgttcaaaaaaaaaaaaaaaccttgagATCATAAACTCTTACAAGTTtcagaaacaagaaaaagaagattcaGAAAGCAGTAAAACATAATCCACCTAGGTAAACAATCTGTGTGGATCATTGTGTCATAAACTCAAAAACACAACACTAATGAGCTTTGCTTCGTAAGAACATCCTCAGGTTCTCTTGGAGATGGCCATCACATTGAAGTTGA encodes:
- the LOC106440246 gene encoding deSI-like protein At4g17486; the encoded protein is MWKLSEEKSGDVAGLTPVYLNVYDLTPVNDYLYWFGIGIFHSGVEAHGMEYCYGAHEYSSSGVYEVEPKNCPGFIFRRSLLLGTTTMSPSDFRSYMEKLSSKYHGDTYHLIAKNCNHFTQEVCLQLTGQPIPGWINRLARLGSFCNCLLPESIQLTAVSAPSERLEFSDEDESNSEASSVSDDDEEEGSEKHLINVADRDVVYLQNKPVRLTRE